From Uloborus diversus isolate 005 chromosome 8, Udiv.v.3.1, whole genome shotgun sequence, a single genomic window includes:
- the LOC129228401 gene encoding acetylcholinesterase-1-like — protein sequence MTASGYDGVREGLSLVILCLLVTLLTSKRLLVNLRLKMSAQIYLLLLCLFRTAASDRVVMTNNGPIQGVTQSADSFEVEAFLGIPYAEPPMGRLRFMKPVPKTSWSGVLDGSILPPPCIQNSTQKLYFMPDIDNMSEDCLYLNVWIPATAWNDIKLKPVLFFIHGGAFNIGSSNMQVYNGAKMAAFGDVVVVTINYRIGVMGFFSAFIDGAVGNMGLYDQVQALKWFKANAESFRGDPEHIVLMGESAGAMCVSGHLTSPLTKNLFKRAILQSGADISPIIMDDNERVYQTSQKLAKLAGCADKTVTLKSNPHLIVACLKRLPADELSRLEGLLMMHNPITFFPRVGDEYMPKASIFSYREGNIMQTEILVGINDQEGTFFLSAAAPQYFGVYGANNVKTIGKRLAYQMTRVIFKNTEQKQEAEIADFYINTLQNATSDTYTYAIAQSLGDWLINCASVFFAELNSLAGNNVYYYVFKKRPDSSPLAEWMGTTHFDEIQYVFGNPLHDNFTKEEVKFSRRMMARWISFIKKGDPNIQDSIRWEPFSLEYPEYLLIDSEESVHLRPTGHRCEFWRDRFHADITPNMVENLRRDKVSGSHAISANFIVVTFSVLSLCFLSHDVMMRLSVAI from the exons CTCCTTGTGACCCTCTTAACTTCAAAACGACTACtagt GAATTTACGCTTGAAAATGAGTGCACAGATATACCTGCTGTTGTTATGCCTCTTCAGAACGGCAGCATCCGATAGAGTAGTCATGACCAACAATGGACCCATTCAAGGGGTGACGCAGAGTGCTGACTCATTCGAAGTGGAAGCATTCCTAGGAATACCATACGCCGAACCACCTATGGGGAGACTGAGGTTTATGAAACCTGTTCCCAAAACATCTTGGTCTGGAGTCTTGGATGGTTCGATTCTGCCACCACCGTGCATACAGAACAGCACACAGAAATTGTACTTCATGCCAGACATTGACAACATGTCTGAAGACTGTCTGTATCTGAATGTTTGGATTCCGGCTACTGCGTGGAATGACATAAAGTTAAAGCCGGTGCTTTTCTTTATTCATGGAGGGGCCTTCAACATAGGGTCATCCAATATGCAGGTGTACAATGGAGCTAAAATGGCTGCATTTGGTGATGTTGTCGTTGTAACCATCAACTACAGAATTGGAGTCATGGGCTTTTTCTCTGCTTTTATAGACGGGGCAGTCGGAAATATGGGTCTTTATGACCAGGTACAGGCCCTTAAGTGGTTCAAAGCAAACGCGGAGTCTTTCCGGGGTGACCCCGAGCACATTGTGCTCATGGGAGAAAGTGCCGGGGCCATGTGCGTCTCTGGTCACCTGACCTCACCCCTCACCAAGAACCTCTTCAAGAGGGCCATTCTACAAAGCGGTGCTGACATATCTCCTATCATAATGGACGACAATGAGCGGGTGTACCAGACGTCGCAGAAGTTGGCCAAACTTGCCGGTTGCGCAGACAAGACGGTGACTTTGAAATCAAATCCCCACCTCATCGTGGCTTGCCTCAAGCGTTTACCCGCCGATGAACTCTCCCGCCTTGAAGGTCTGTTGATGATGCACAACCCTATCACCTTCTTTCCGAGAGTTGGCGACGAGTACATGCCCAAGGCGTCCATCTTCTCTTACAGAGAGGGCAACATCATGCAGACGGAAATTCTGGTTGGAATCAACGACCAAGAGGGAACTTTCTTTCTGAGTGCCGCGGCACCTCAGTACTTTGGCGTCTACGGTGCCAACAATGTGAAGACCATCGGCAAGAGGCTTGCCTATCAAATGACTCGTGTCATCTTCAAGAACACTGAACAGAAACAAGAGGCGGAGATCGCTGACTTCTATATCAACACCTTGCAGAACGCCACTTCCGACACCTACACTTATGCCATTGCTCAGTCTCTGGGAGACTGGCTCATCAACTGCGCTTCCGTTTTCTTCGCAGAGCTCAACTCATTGGCAGGAAACAACGTCTATTACTATGTATTCAAGAAGAGGCCGGATTCTTCTCCTCTGGCAGAATGGATGGGAACGACGCATTTTGACGAAATACAGTACGTATTCGGAAATCCTTTGCATGACAACTTCACTAAGGAAGAGGTTAAATTTAGCAGGAGGATGATGGCTCGATGGATATCTTTCATCAAAAAGGG AGATCCCAACATTCAAGACAGCATCCGATGGGAGCCATTCAGCTTGGAATATCCGGAATATTTGTTGATAGACTCCGAAGAGAGCGTCCATTTAAGGCCGACCGGACACCGTTGCGAGTTCTGGCGGGATCGATTCCATGCGGACATCACTCCGAACATGGTGGAAAACCTGAGACGAGATAAGGTTTCCGGTAGCCATGCAATATCCGCCAACTTCATCGTTGTCACATTCTCTGTCCTTTCTCTATGTTTCTTGTCACATGATGTGATGATGAGACTCAGTGTTGCCATTTAA